In Salmo trutta chromosome 28, fSalTru1.1, whole genome shotgun sequence, one DNA window encodes the following:
- the LOC115165858 gene encoding cyclin-dependent kinase 11B isoform X5, whose product MYLTSVLCLIKGSEYLSAAGKHVRPKDKDRESERRKRQWEEQDKARRDWERQKRRDQARAQSRRERAPDRIPPSSPDYRDRLEQVERQRERDRKLREQQQKEQREQKERERRAEERRKEREGHREVPSHHRALPDEYGDKPKQSHRSRSPNQAPQDRLEHSSEPRRTSVKDEKPEDKDLLSDLQDISDSERKTSTGESSLGSGSGSGSDDEEGNGVEDGSSSLSEGENEESGTGESDQTAGVVSEDEQSEEEFEEERENGNHIPPVPESRFDHDTEESGEEEEEEAGDGDVTPQSVSHSHSATPEPEENYIPDSPPISPVELKKELPKYLPALQGCRSVEEFQCLNRIEEGTYGVVYRAKDKKTDEIVALKRLKMEKEKEGFPITSLREINTILKAQHPNIVTVREIVVGSNMDKIYIVMNYVEHDLKSLMETMKQPFLPGEVKTLMIQLLRGVRHLHDNWILHRDLKTSNLLLSHKGILKVGDFGLAREYGSPLKPYTPVVVTLWYRSPELLLGAKEYSTAVDMWSVGCIFGELLTQKPLFPGKSEIDQINKIFKDLGSPSEKIWPGYNELPAVKKMTFTEYPYNNLRKRFGALLSDQGFDLMNKFLTYCPSKRILSDEALKHDYFRETPQPIDPSMFPTWPAKSEQQRVKRGTSPRPPEGGLGYSQLGDDDLKDSGFHLTTSNQGASAVGPGFSLKF is encoded by the exons AGCTCCTGACAGGATTCCCCCGTCTTCCCCGGACTACAGGGACAGGTTGGAGCAGGTGGAGCGCCAGCGCGAGAGGGACCGCAAGCTCCGTGAGCAGCAGCAGAAGGAGCAGCGCgagcagaaggagagagagaggagggcagaggagcgCCGCAAAGAGCGTGAGGGGCACCGAGAAG TCCCGTCCCACCACCGTGCGCTGCCCGATGAGTACGGGGACAAGCCCAAACAGAGCCACCGCAGCCGCAGCCCCAACCAGGCTCCCCAGGACCGACTGGAGCACAGCAGCGAGCCACGTAGAACTAGTG TGAAAGATGAGAAGCCAGAGGACAAGGACCTTCTCTCTGACCTTCAGGACATCAGTGACAGTGAGAGGAAGACCAGCACAGGAGAGTCCTCCTTAG GCTCCGGCTCAGGGTCGGGCTCTGACGATGAGGAGGGTAATGGCGTTGAAGATGGATCTAGCAGCCTGAGCGAGGGAGAGAATGAGGAATCAGGCACAGGAGAATCTGACCAGACTGCAG GTGTGGTGAGTGAAGACGAGCAGTCTGAGGAAGAgtttgaggaagagagagagaacggcaACCATATTCCCCCAG TGCCAGAGTCGCGATTTGACCACGATACTGAGGaaagtggagaggaagaggaagaggaggcagggGATGGAGACGTGACCCCCCAGTCTGTGTCTCACTCCCACTCAGCCACCCCTGAGCCTGAGGAGAACTACATCCCCGactctccccccatctcccctGTGGAGCTAAAGAAGGAGCTGCCCAAGTACCTTCCAGCTCTACag GGCTGTCGCAGTGTCGAGGAGTTCCAGTGTCTGAATCGTATCGAGGAAGGGACCTACGGCGTGGTGTATAGGGCCAAGGACAAAAAGACCG ATGAGATTGTGGCCTTAAAGCGTCTGAagatggagaaggagaaagaAGGTTTCCCCATCACGTCTCTCAGAGAGATCAACACCATTCTGAAGGCCCAGCACCCCAACATCGTCACTGTCAGG GAAATCGTCGTTGGAAGCAACATGGACAAGATCTACATTGTGATGAATTACGTGGAGCACGACCTGAAAAGCTTGATGGAGACCATGAAGCAGCCTTTTCTCCCAG GCGAAGTGAAGACCCTGATGATCCAGCTGCTGCGAGGCGTCCGCCATCTCCACGACAACTGGATCCTCCACCGCGACCTGAAGACCTCTAAcctgctgctcagccacaagGGGATCCTGAAG GTGGGGGACTTTGGTCTGGCCCGTGAGTATGGTTCTCCCCTGAAGCCCTACACCCCTGTGGTGGTGACCCTGTGGTACCGTTCTCCAGAACTGCTGCTGGGAGCCAAA GAGTACTCCACAGCTGTGGATATGTGGTCTGTAGGCTGCATATTTGGAGAGCTCCTTACCCAGAAACCTCTCTTCCCTGGAAAATCCGAAATCGACCAAATTAACAAGATATTTAAG GACCTTGGGTCGCCCAGCGAGAAGATTTGGCCAGGCTACAACGAGCTCCCTGCTGTGAAGAAGATGACTTTTACCGAGTACCCCTACAACAACTTGCGCAAGCGCTTCGGAGCCCTGCTTTCAGACCAGGGCTTCGACCTCATGAACAA GTTCCTCACCTACTGCCCCAGCAAGAGGATCCTGTCGGACGAGGCGCTGAAGCACGACTATTTCCGGGAGACACCGCAGCCCATCGATCCCTCCATGTTCCCCACCTGGCCGGCCAAGAGCGAGCAACAGAGGGTGAAGAGGGGCACCAGCCCACGCCCCCCCGAGGGAGGCCTGGGCTACAGTCAGCTG GGTGACGATGACCTGAAAGACTCAGGCTTCCATCTGACTACCAGCAACCAAGGGGCTTCTGCCGTGGGCCCAGGGTTCAGCCTCAAGTTCTGA